DNA sequence from the Nicotiana tomentosiformis chromosome 3, ASM39032v3, whole genome shotgun sequence genome:
CCCAACCAGGGACGAATGCAAATTTAGTTAAAACATGTTACAATTACGGACTATTAAGTACAGTGTACACACAAACCGGACAAGAAATAGCTACAATACCAGAGCTATATAGTGCCTTTACTACCTACAAGAGAATCACCAAAGGAGAcctattttatataaaattttatgtaGCACCAGCAGAGATACTCTATAACGAGATAAAACCAATAATCCAAGTTATTAAATTAGGACTAACTAGAGAAATGATTATCCCAGAAAATGTACAAATACAACCAGAAATACCCAAACCTGATATACCAGCATTCTACTCAAACAAAAGAATTATAGGACTATCAACCATTCTAAGTGAACTAGTCAACAATTATGTagaagaaaaacctatttgggGATACCAATCCCGAGAACACACGATGATCTACACCCATTCAAAAAACCTAAGGGAAAACGACATGGAAGAGATACGGAGATGGATTAAAACATTAATCCAACCAGAAGAAGCACCCATTACAAGAGCTATTAGAGgagaatttatttctcaaaacttAATGACAAGATACTGCAAACAAATTAGTCCAATCTACTCAGAGCACATATGTTCGAAATGTCAAGGAGAGAAAAACATAGTTCCAGAAATcaaatttgaagaagaagaaaactaaaaagatacgcaacaaaatatcaagaaagagaCAAAGGAATCTTACAACAAAAGCTACAAGACAAAAACAAAAGGACAGCTAGCAGGATCGGCAGGACccaagaagaagcagaaaatgacataaagaaaaaaGCTATGTAATTATTAAAGCAACTTTTGACTTTATGTAAATTATTTTCCGTCTTTTAGTTTTTAAGTTGTTGTTGTGAGTCCCACTTTATCACTACCACTGTCAGTGGAAAAACTGTTGGGAACGCGtcttttactttaattttagACCGTCCAAGTGTAAAGTTAGGAGGACGATGTTTGGATTAGTTTCCGTTATAAATAGACAGCCCTTAAGGCTTAGAGGGACACACCTTACCTTACCCCTTTCACATCCTTCTGAAAAAACTCTCTTGTAACCTCTCTTGTAAAAATCTATTCAGTGAAATAAATTAACATCTTTAATCTATGGAGCAATCCAAACCTATGAAAGAAGAAATCCCCGATATACAGTATCAagtaagttttttttaaaatatgtatagctAAATACATATATTCCTGAAATCTCTAGATTATCATAATTGTTATCATGTTATAACTGTTATTTAGAATAATTTTAGTAAGTTTGCCATGAATAATTATGCTGAGAGTAGTTTAAGCCCAGACTATGCCATCCTAAGGGTGAAACCAGTAAGGCAGAAGGCCGTGGTAGGGAAGTAACCAGAGTTGAGGCGCTGTTAGGGTAAAACGATTGAAgcaaaaaatcatggtagtgactaAAAGAATTGTTCTTAATAACTTGTTATAGGATGACGATAAACATGATAAACGAAGAGATTAAAGGAATATTTTTAGCCAAAACATCAAACAAAAATGGATCATCCTTACATCTTAGATAACACTGATGAATATAAAATAACCATTTTACACATACTTAGATCACTAAATAATG
Encoded proteins:
- the LOC138907530 gene encoding uncharacterized protein, with translation MTEVEKRLQIIEAKNLSQQHGSKHAELSQQHGSKHADLGGDVGKHLKTQNLQTNTILHTAAGTSTSAIRKGKHTNTNMNAMFNKPYTPKSQNPLTPSPQTTSYRESLNQEKQTYDYITNSYIQNIHKIQTFLNLNPRSKTIQNPKTDYITQPLQGYNRLIAQPGTNANLVKTCYNYGLLSTVYTQTGQEIATIPELYSAFTTYKRITKGDLFYIKFYVAPAEILYNEIKPIIQVIKLGLTREMIIPENVQIQPEIPKPDIPAFYSNKRIIGLSTILSELVNNYVEEKPIWGYQSREHTMIYTHSKNLRENDMEEIRRWIKTLIQPEEAPITRAIRGEFISQNLMTRYCKQISPIYSEHICSKCQGEKNIVPEIKFEEEEN